A genomic stretch from Lathyrus oleraceus cultivar Zhongwan6 chromosome 2, CAAS_Psat_ZW6_1.0, whole genome shotgun sequence includes:
- the LOC127121742 gene encoding uncharacterized protein LOC127121742, producing MEVERSASYKDFRKFVASVLKEVNSDVFPYVQTSLTKDPSPNNDSSEKAEENFPNHAAHKGRSKNKVELVVNVEELTSDEEPLTNIVTPSIAKILHRHKGKTISFEDSPSREVKRKAGGLKGTPSRSFIGKSLDVHDITPIKISANKKSHDTRSKAPLDNASLHFVKNSERWKYVIQRRVALERELGKDALKCNEVMELIEFAGLMKTVTHFGPCYENLVKEFVVTIPDGYDDKMSVDYGKVYVRGNVITFSPTVINKFLGRIDEPQVELGVTDDQVCKEITAKQVRHWTNKGKLSAGTHVPDIVMTSSQTPGLATSKKSVFAQLKDTCKELEDSIRSNTTTKIKLETLMKAMMEEENKESVYNGDANEGNDDEDYAGEDDADKEK from the exons ATGGAAGTAGAAAGAAGTGCCTCTTATAAGGATTTTAGGAAGTTTGTTGCATCTGTCTTGAAAGAAGTGAACTCTGATGTTTTTCCATATGTTCAAACATCTTTGACAAAAGATCCAAGCCCTAACAATGACTCAAGTGAAAAAGCAGAGGAAAATTTTCCTAATCATGCTGCTCATAAGGGAAGAAGTAAAAATAAAGTTGAGCTTGTTGTCAATGTTGAAGAACTTACTTCTGATGAAGAACCCCTTACAAACATTGTTACTCCTAGTATTGCCAAGATATTACATAGACATAAAGGAAAGACTATTTCTTTTGAAGATTCTCCCTCTAGGGAAGTAAAGAGAAAAGCTGGTGGGTTGAAAGGTACTCCTTCTAGAAGCTTCATAGGAAAATCTCTT GATGTCCATGACATCACCCCTATAAAAATATCTGCTAACAAGAAATCTCATGATACTAGGTCCAAAGCTCCACTGGACAATGCTTCTTTACATTTTGTGAAGAATTCAGAAAGGTGGAAGTATGTCATTCAGAGAAGGGTGGCTCTAGAAAGGGAATTGGGGAAGGATGCCCTTAAGTGTAATGAGGTCATGGAACTGATAGAATTTGCTGGGCTAATGAAAACTGTCACACACTTTGGACCTTGTTATGAAAACTTAGTAAAGGAGTTTGTGGTGACTATCCCTGATGGATATGATGATAAGATGAGTGTTGACTATGGTAAAGTTTATGTGAGAGGAAATGTTATAACATTCTCCCCAACTGTGATCAATAAATTTCTAGGAAGAATAGATGAACCTCAGGTTGAGCTGGGAGTTACTGATGATCAGGTGTGCAAAGAGATCACGGCCAAGCAGGTTAGACATTGGACAAACAAAGGGAAGTTATCTGCTG GAACTCATGTCCCAGACATTGTTATGACATCCTCTCAGACACCTGGCCTTGCCACCTCCAAGAAGAGTGTCTTTGCTCAGCTGAAGGACACATGTAAAGAGCTGGAGGACTCCATCAGATCTAACACTACTACAAAGATTAAACTGGAGACATTGATGAAGGCTATGATGGAAGAGGAGAATAAGGAATCTGTATATAATGGTGATGCTAATGAAGGAAATGATGATGAGGATTATGCTGGTGAAGATGATGCTGATAAAGAGAAAtaa
- the LOC127117859 gene encoding uncharacterized protein LOC127117859, which yields MAYNCHDTALALLSMKEPMENSVSNDEELYSTIIMLKFRTYCISFDPYESIAQLPSLFTKDFGSKVTDYVTLNDSNHNEFEVLVQQKENKFYFTRGWYELYKFYNLRFGAWVTLVYLEPSRFVMRLKDRFGKDVAIPNYDPPRKYILHREDSQHHNNFGVARFREPLSYHHEKGYFQHAFVKWLNVSDVTSGYLEISFNGFGELVMTSDCTEFSLVDDSGHKWLCTVDLVFDSNKYFKIGGQWRNFCDCRSLREGTIIKIGAPKLGINSIVYITLKVF from the exons ATGGCTTATAATTGTCATGACACCGCTCTTGCTCTCCTTAGTATGAAAG aacctATGGAGAACTCTGTTTCTAATGATGAAGAATTGTACTCAACAATCATTATGTTGAAGTTTAGAACATACTGCATTTCATTTGATCCCTACGAA AGTATTGCCCAACTACCATCTCTGTTTACTAAGGATTTTGGATCGAAGGTCACCGACTATGTTACTTTAAATGATAGTAACCATAATGAATTTGAGGTTTTGGTGCAACAAAAGGAGAATAAATTCTATTTTACACGAGGGTGGTATGAGTTATATAAGTTTTATAATCTTAGATTTGGTGCTTGGGTAACTTTGGTGTATTTAGAACCTAGTAGGTTTGTTATGCGATTGAAAGACAGGTTCGGAAAAGATGTTGCAATACCAAATTATGATCCACCACGTAAATACATCCTTCATCGTGAAGATTCCCAACACCATAACAATTTTGGTGTGGCAAGGTTTCGTGAACCTCTATCATATCATCATGAAAAGGGTTATTTTCAACATGCATTTGTGAAGTGGTTGAATGTGTCTGATGTTACATCTGGATATCTG GAAATATCTTTTAATGGGTTTGGTGAGTTAGTGATGACATCCGATTGTACAGAATTTTCGTTGGTTGATGATTCTGGACATAAATGGTTATGCACAGTTGATTTGGTTTTTGATTCAAACAAATATTTCAAGATAGGCGGGCAATGGAGAAATTTTTGTGATTGTAGAAGCCTACGTGAAGGAACAATTATCAAGATTGGTGCTCCAAAATTAGGAATTAATAGTATCGTTTACATTACTCTAAAAGTGTTCTAG